gagaTTCTAAAGGATGATCTTATGAAGGTGTTCCAGGAGTTTCATTCGTATGGAAAGTTCGAGAAAAGCTTAAATGCAACTTTTCTAGCCTTGATTCCAAAAAGGGTGGGGGCAGAGGATATTAAGGAGTATAGGCCCATTAGCCTAGTCAATGGGGTCTATAAGATTCTATCTAAGGTACTGGCAAACCGACTTAGCGAGGCTGTAGGGAAGATAATTTCTAAgccccaaaatgcttttgtaaaggaTAGACAAATTCTAGACGCTGCGCTCATCGCTAATGAATGCCTGGACACTAGATTGAAGGCTGGCATACCAGGGATTATATGCAAgttagacatggagaaggcatatgatcatgttaattgggattttcttATTGACATTTTGGGGAAGTGTGGCTTTGGGGAGAGATGGCGAGCATGGATCCGTTGGTGCATATCTACGGTAAAATTTTCAGTTCTTATAAATGGAAGCCCTGCTGGTTTTTTCAACAGTACTCGAGgcctaagacaaggagatccgctGTCTCCATTACTttttgttattgtgatggaggctTTGAGCAGAATGATAGTAGCACTGGTGGCAAATGGAAAGATGATTGGTTATTCGACTGGAACCCCAGGAGGGGGTAGTATTAACATTTCTCAtctgttgtttgcagatgacacccTAATTTTTTGTGAGGCGAATCAATCACAGGTTCGAGTAAGGAAGGCACTTCTTCTATGCTTTGAGGTAGTTTCAGGTTTGAAAGTGAATCTGGACAAATCAGAGATGGTGCCAGTGGGTGGGGTTCAGCGCTTAAGACAGTTGGCTAATACTCTAGGGTGTAAGATTGCTACTCTTCCCatgaaatatcttggtcttccgTTGGGGGCTCCATCGAGAGCTGTCACGCTCTAGGACACAGTGATTGAGAAAGTCGAGCGACGCTTAGTagggtggaagagaatgtaccttTCTAAAGGGGGCCGGATCACGCTtataaagagtactctttctaacctCCCAACCTATTTCCTATCTTTGTTTCCCATTCCAGCAAGGGTAGCACTCCACATTGAGAAATTACAACGTGACTTCCTGTGGGGCGGAATAGGGGAGGAGTTCAAATATCATCTTGTCAGGTGGGAGTAGGTTTGTAGACCCATCTCGAGTGGCGGGTTGGGCATTAGAAAGCTAAAAACCTTTAATCAGGTGCTTCTTGGCAAGTGGCTGTGGAGATATCATAGAGAACCAGATGCCCTTTGGAAGGTGGTGATTGAAAGTAAGTACGGGGGCTTATGGGGTGGGTGGTGCACTAAGGAAGTGCGAGGGGCGTATGGTGTGGGAGTGTGGAAATATATCAGACAAGGATGGGGGGTTTTCTCTCAATACACTAGGTTTAGTCTAGGAGAAGGAAACAAGATTAATTTTTGGTATGACACTTGGTGTGGTAATTGTGCACTTAAAGATTTATTTCCAACACTATTCGTAGTAGCAAGTGACAAAGATAAATTAGTGGCGGAAGTCATGGTGGTAGTGGGGGAGCATATCCAGTGGAACGTCAGTTTCAGCAGGGcggcacatgattgggaaatgGACACTTTTGAAGCCTTTTTCAATCTTTTGTATTCAACCAAACCAAGTAATCAGCCTATAGATTCATTGTGGTGGATACCATCGGGAAAAGGATTGTTTTCAGTCCGTGCTTTCTATAAGGTCCTAATACAAGGGCAACCCTCTCAGTTCCCGTGGAAAAAACTTTGGAAACACAAGGTGCCTCTCAAAGCGGCGTTTTTCGTGTGGACCGCTTCTCtgggtaagatcctcacaacagataatttgagaaaacggaGGGTTATCATtatagattggtgttgtatgtgcaggaAGGGGGGTGAATCCGTGGACCATCTattattacattgtgaggtaGCTAGAGGGTTATGGGATGAGGTTTTTCGTAGACTCGACTTGGGCTGGGTTATGCTAGATTCAGTGGTGGCGGCTATTGCTAGCTGGACAGGTTTGAGAGGCAATAACCAGATAAAGGcgatttggaagatgatcccgatatgcattatgtggtgcatatggaAGGAACGCAACGAACGGACtttcgaggacaaagagagatcaatggaggagctgaaagttttcttttttagaactctttgtacttgggctattgctATTAGTTTTAATGGCCAAAGCCTACATGATTTTCTTACGTCTGTGGATCCTACATAATctaggacattctttgtactgaacgtggcattttgcctattctttgattaatataCTCTTTtacttctctaaaaaaaaaagattttatttctAGATTTTAGTTCTGGAGTATTCTTTGTTATTCCCCAAAACTAGTTTTGTATAGGTGAttacttttatctcatttaatttctctcttttgtttttgttttttttttttggtggtttttttttttgggggggggggggggggttaaacTAACTTTCTTGCTTCTCATTgggaaaaatatgtattctggtgtgaaaatctaaaatatatccTTCTCTTCAAATTCCCTTTTAATTCAAAGTTTCTTTAATTATAGAAGCATGTCATTGGCCCAAATCGTATTAACATAGCAGTTCACATGGTTGTTACTTCTGTTTCAATTGGGGACAGTCCATTTAATCACAACTTTTACTTTCCCAAAGATTTCTCCAGGGAATTATCTGCTTAATTCGTGCCAAATTTTGACGCCATTAACCAAAGCTATGAATATTCACTTTGTCAATTACTGTTGTTTGTATTTCTAAGTTTCATATATAAGTCCTAATATCTTGGGATTCTCAACAGGAGTTTCTGCGATCCAGTCGGGCCCGTAGGCGGTATTGGGCAAGAAGCTATGCAGGATGGAGACGGTTTTCTGCATCACAGCCTGGTGCAGCTCATATTGCTTTAGCATCTCTAGAAAGGGCCGGCcgtataaattttatgattacaCAAAATGTTGATAGGTAACTAGTTGTACATCCTTAACCCTTGAATGAGAATTGTAAGTAGCAAGCATAGTGGGACCAATTTATAATTATCCTGTTTCAGGCTGCACCATCGTGCTGGTAGCAACCCGCTTGAACTACATGGGACCGTATATACTGTAATTTGTCTAGATtgcggtttttcttttaatcggGATTTATTCCAGGAGCAAGTGAAGGAGCTTAATCCAAAGGttagtttgagaaatttatccTTTCTAGACTGTCTAAGCTCCTCATGCTACATTATTGGCTACATTTATTCAAATATTGACTAAATGTTAAATTTACCATTTCTGATCAACTTAAGCCTTTAGTATAAGTGGTAATTTAACATCTCATCAAAGTAACTTGAGTTCAAACCCTGCCTCCAGATTTCCCTTCTAAGTTAAATGTTCATGTGGTTCTGTTTATGAGAGGGAGTCTGATCTCACACATAAAGGGCAGTACTGGAAATTTGAATGATTAAATCTACCTTTTGCTATTAGGTTAAGCTTTTGAGGTAAGGGATATTTATGAGTGACAGAATAGAGACTacctttgaatttgaatttcaGCATTATTAACTTTGTTTTATGTTTGTGGTGTATCTTGTATACAGGACATGCAACATTGTCAGATATCTTTCCTAATTTATGAACGCTTTATCTGACCTTCATGACTTGAACTATAAACTGGCTAGGTTTTCATTTTGGGATACCTTCTAGGATGCATAACTGATGACTAAGATTTTAACTTTCTACTGCAGTGGGCAGCAGCAATTGAAAGTTTGCGGTATAGCAGCCGTGGGTCGGACAAGAGCTTTGGCATGAAGCAGAGGCCTGATGGtgatattgaaattgatgaaaaaTTTTGGGAAGAGGATTTTCATATCCCTACTTGTGAAAAATGCAATGGTGTGCTAAAACCTGGTGTAAGATGCTcactttcaaaattttaaacttttaagttTACATTTTCCAAAAAACATCTATAATTTACAGAAATAGAAGCATGAATCTAACCCTCAGATCAAGGCACCATcagacaaatatatatatatatgtatatgtatgtatgtatgggaATTCACTGGATCTGGCTCATTATGGGTATTGTTTGTTAGCAAGTGACTAAAGAATCACTAGAATGATCTAGAAGCAGTTTTGAATTTTAGTAGAATACTTATAAAATTTTAGGACAAATGACCTAGATCTTCAtgatggaaaataaaatatttgtcaaTTTTGATTCCGTTCAAGTGAACGCATCGTCCACTTTAGAAAATCAGAAGGTtcttgtagattttgatgtacaATAACTGGGAAAATTGCACCACAATGCATTGCAGGTCTGTGAATTTCGTAAATTGTTTGAATGCTGAGTGATTACAGTACATGGAATAAAATGATGGTCATCTGTTATCTGACTTCTCATTTGCATTTTTCAATCTTTCAGTGATATTTTAGTATGTTGTTTTTTGTTCTATCAATTTCCATTCAGCAATTTTGCATACATGACAACTTTTGAATTATCTGGAAAATTAATTAAGGCAGTCTTTCTGATGCTCTTGTCGTAAGGTTGTTTTCTTTGGTGATAATGTCCCCAAAGATAGTGCTGATAAGGCAATGGAAGCTGCAAAAGGATGTGATGCATTTCTTGTATTGGGATCGTCTGTGATGACCATGTCTGCTTATCGACTAGTCAGGTACATACTTATTCTGTACTTATCATTCACAtcaaattgagataaaagttcaGTGTCCTGACAACTCTATCTTGACTTCATGGTCCTAAATTAACAAAGTCAGCAGCATGTACAATTGAATGGCGGTTTATGGACCATCGTCAAGAAGATAGTGAGCCACTTAGCTaccatagaattttttttttctttttttctttttttttttatcggtaaataaGCAAGCTACAATAGAATTTAATAACACATTATCATAACTTTGCAGTTGCAATTGAGTTTTCACCGGAACCAAATAACCTAAATTTATGTTCATTTTCTGTAGCACTCCGCTCCCCACAGTAAAGAAagacatttgttttttttttgaaaaatcacGGGAGCTGGAATGCTACTACTGGACctgacttaaaaatataatttatttattttttctaaaagaagCACAAGTACAAAGACTCCTTATAATAAATAGAAcctttttgtattaaaatattgaaatcaTAAATGAGAATACGCATACGTGGAagcatttaataaaatttctcaaagtccatgccataaaaatcatacttaaaatcTTTGTACAATATGATAAATGTCCTTCTAACTGGGTTTTCAAAAAGGTGGAGGAGATGCAAGCTGTTATTGGGATTTCATATGAAGGGGATGAAGATAAATTTATGGCCCTTCTTATGGCAATTGAAGAGAGGCGGTCGAAGTCAAAGACTAAGCAGAACAGGGATCTTAAAAGGCTAACTTGTTCCATTAATTATGATGCAAAGGAGGGAAGTAGTGGTAGGGATAGAGTGAAAGGGAGGGGCAATCTCGGTTTACATGCGGCCTAAGATCATCTCTTGGAATGTGCAGGGGCTTAACGATCGCAATAAACACCTCCACATCAAATCTTTATTGCGGTTATGGAAGGGGGATGTGGTAtgttttcaagaaactaaaCTCAGTTTTATTGATAGAAAAATTGTGCGGAGTTTATGGGGGTGCTCATATGTGGGATGGGCCTATCTGGCCTCTTTGGGAGCTTCAGGCGGAGTATTATTAATGTGGGATAGAAGAGTGGTTGAGGCGATTGAGGAGTGTATCGGGGAGTATACGGTAGCAACACTTTTCAAAAATGTGGTTGACGGGTGGGCATGGGCTTTTGCGGGGTCTTACGGGCTGAATTTGGACAGAGAAAGGGGGAGGCT
The genomic region above belongs to Carya illinoinensis cultivar Pawnee chromosome 4, C.illinoinensisPawnee_v1, whole genome shotgun sequence and contains:
- the LOC122307125 gene encoding NAD-dependent protein deacylase SRT2 isoform X4, which produces MDSDTIYNETSKCKSHLHETPIGHVALRSATSEVLGGFMTGVVQSRSKKWQSPSGGRRVILFQCPVKSVQTSCRVSIPVTSPGREEKMSTNFLRDKNTKLTALTGAGMSTECGIPDYRSPNGAYSSGFKPITHQEFLRSSRARRRYWARSYAGWRRFSASQPGAAHIALASLERAGRINFMITQNVDRLHHRAGSNPLELHGTVYTVICLDCGFSFNRDLFQEQVKELNPKWAAAIESLRYSSRGSDKSFGMKQRPDGDIEIDEKFWEEDFHIPTCEKCNGVLKPGVVFFGDNVPKDSADKAMEAAKGCDAFLVLGSSVMTMSAYRLVRAASEAGAATAIVNVGVTRADDFVRLKINARVGEILPRVLDLGSLSIPALVQ
- the LOC122307125 gene encoding NAD-dependent protein deacylase SRT2 isoform X2; translated protein: MDSDTIYNETSKCKSHLHETPIGHVALRSATSEVLGGFMTGVVQSRSKKWQSPSGGRRVILFQCPVKSVQTSCRVSIPVTSPGREEKMSTNFLRDKKLVPDSDPPSINDVKLLYQFFDQSTKLTALTGAGMSTECGIPDYRSPNGAYSSGFKPITHQEFLRSSRARRRYWARSYAGWRRFSASQPGAAHIALASLERAGRINFMITQNVDRLHHRAGSNPLELHGTVYTVICLDCGFSFNRDLFQEQVKELNPKWAAAIESLRYSSRGSDKSFGMKQRPDGDIEIDEKFWEEDFHIPTCEKCNGVLKPGVVFFGDNVPKDSADKAMEAAKGCDAFLVLGSSVMTMSAYRLVRWRRCKLLLGFHMKGMKINLWPFLWQLKRGGRSQRLSRTGILKG